A single Sporosarcina sp. FSL W8-0480 DNA region contains:
- a CDS encoding DUF503 domain-containing protein, translating to MIVYAECTFFIPDVHSLKEKRSVLKRMTDRVKNEFNISVAEIDHQDLWQRTTIALVSVASAKDSAEGEVRRAIRFLESNPEWEMTEQLFDYY from the coding sequence ATGATTGTCTATGCTGAGTGTACATTCTTTATTCCCGATGTCCATTCGTTGAAGGAAAAGAGATCCGTTTTGAAAAGGATGACGGATCGGGTTAAAAATGAATTCAATATATCCGTTGCGGAAATCGATCATCAGGATCTCTGGCAAAGAACAACAATTGCCCTCGTCTCAGTCGCTTCTGCAAAAGATTCGGCAGAGGGAGAGGTAAGAAGAGCCATCCGTTTTTTGGAGTCGAATCCGGAATGGGAAATGACAGAACAGCTATTTGACTATTATTGA
- a CDS encoding YlmC/YmxH family sporulation protein gives MLLSEMAQKELIQVEEGIRYGFLADTDLIFNRKTGEIIGFEVKKKFGRFPFRNREQESSEFIPWSEIVLIGEHRILFGKTHSMGDFDIDDN, from the coding sequence ATGCTGCTCTCAGAAATGGCACAAAAAGAGCTTATACAAGTTGAGGAAGGAATCCGTTATGGATTTCTTGCAGATACCGATTTAATTTTCAATCGGAAAACGGGTGAAATCATTGGATTTGAAGTGAAGAAGAAATTCGGTCGCTTCCCATTTCGAAATCGGGAACAGGAATCATCGGAATTTATTCCTTGGAGTGAAATTGTATTGATAGGCGAACACCGTATCCTTTTTGGAAAAACACATAGTATGGGGGATTTCGACATTGACGACAATTGA
- the rpsO gene encoding 30S ribosomal protein S15, with the protein MAITQERKHELINEFKIHENDTGSADVQIAILTEEINNLNNHLQTHKKDHHSRRGLMKMVGTRKRLLKFLRETDVQRYRDLIAKLGLRR; encoded by the coding sequence ATGGCAATTACACAAGAGCGTAAACATGAATTGATCAACGAATTTAAAATTCACGAAAACGATACTGGATCTGCAGACGTACAGATCGCTATCCTTACTGAAGAGATCAACAACTTGAACAACCATTTACAAACTCACAAAAAAGACCACCACTCACGTCGTGGCCTAATGAAAATGGTCGGTACACGTAAAAGACTTCTAAAGTTCTTGCGCGAAACTGATGTTCAACGTTACCGTGATCTTATTGCTAAACTCGGCCTTCGCCGTTAA
- the truB gene encoding tRNA pseudouridine(55) synthase TruB — protein sequence MDGILPLWKEKGMTSHDCVFKLRKILGMKRVGHTGTLDPNVEGVLPICLGQATKVAEYITDSGKEYIATVSIGSATETEDSDGEVIQRNDSPKTISREEILQALSKLTGEIIQIPPMYSAVKVNGKRLYEYARKGIEVERPERKVIIQDIELLDDLDIFEGQEILFTIRVKCGKGTYIRTLSVQIGEILGYPAHMAKLVRTSSGKFRQKDCLTLKEVEELKESSKLDTHIRPLEDALEEFVFEELDDELYDKIMNGQVLQSHPSLESNEKIVFTKRLKAVAVYRRHPEKEGLMKPEKMFPFNR from the coding sequence ATGGATGGGATTCTTCCTTTATGGAAAGAAAAAGGGATGACATCGCATGATTGCGTTTTTAAGCTTAGAAAAATTTTAGGTATGAAAAGAGTCGGTCATACCGGAACATTAGATCCGAATGTGGAAGGCGTCTTGCCAATCTGCCTTGGTCAAGCAACAAAAGTGGCAGAATATATAACTGATTCCGGGAAAGAGTATATTGCCACTGTTTCAATAGGGAGTGCAACCGAAACTGAAGATTCAGACGGGGAGGTTATACAGCGTAATGATTCACCTAAAACGATTAGTAGGGAAGAAATTCTTCAAGCCCTCTCCAAGTTGACTGGTGAAATTATACAAATACCTCCCATGTACTCAGCTGTAAAGGTAAACGGGAAAAGACTATACGAGTATGCGCGAAAAGGAATTGAAGTAGAACGTCCCGAACGGAAAGTCATTATCCAAGATATAGAATTACTTGATGATCTTGACATATTCGAGGGACAAGAAATCCTTTTTACAATTCGCGTTAAGTGTGGAAAAGGTACATATATAAGAACATTATCCGTTCAAATTGGTGAGATCCTTGGTTACCCAGCGCATATGGCCAAGTTAGTCCGTACTTCTTCCGGAAAGTTTAGGCAAAAGGATTGCCTTACGCTCAAAGAAGTTGAGGAATTGAAGGAAAGTAGCAAACTTGACACGCATATAAGGCCGCTTGAAGATGCACTTGAAGAATTTGTTTTTGAGGAACTGGATGATGAATTATATGATAAGATAATGAATGGACAAGTATTACAAAGTCATCCATCACTTGAAAGCAACGAAAAAATTGTATTTACAAAAAGATTAAAAGCGGTGGCTGTCTATCGTCGTCATCCAGAAAAAGAAGGATTAATGAAACCTGAAAAAATGTTTCCATTTAACAGGTAG
- the rbfA gene encoding 30S ribosome-binding factor RbfA, whose product MSMRANRVAEQMKKELGGIIGQKLKDPRIGFVTVTDVEVTGDLQQATIFISVLGNDSEKEATLAGLTKAKGFIRTEIGQRIRLRKTPEIDFAFDDSVEYGNRIESLLRQVNKDEE is encoded by the coding sequence ATGTCTATGCGTGCGAATCGTGTCGCTGAACAGATGAAAAAGGAATTAGGCGGAATCATTGGCCAAAAATTGAAAGATCCTCGTATTGGCTTTGTCACAGTAACGGACGTTGAAGTGACAGGCGATCTTCAACAGGCTACGATCTTCATATCAGTATTGGGAAATGATTCGGAGAAAGAAGCAACCCTTGCAGGACTGACGAAAGCGAAGGGATTTATCCGTACTGAAATCGGCCAGCGGATTAGACTCCGTAAAACACCGGAGATAGATTTTGCTTTTGATGATTCCGTAGAATACGGAAATCGTATTGAATCATTGTTACGCCAAGTTAACAAAGACGAAGAATAA
- a CDS encoding dipicolinate synthase subunit B has translation MLQGKRIGLGITASHCTYDQILPVISELQENGATVVPVITHSVLTAATRFGTGEEWIKRIEEATGEKVISTIVGAEPFGPTSPVDIMIIAPMTGNSISKFANAATDSPVLMAAKATLRNGSPVLLGISTNDALGLNGQNVMKLLNMKNVFFIPFGQDDPYKKPNSLISDFTKMVPAAAAALEYKQLQPLLIIHEK, from the coding sequence ATGCTACAAGGTAAAAGGATAGGCCTTGGTATAACGGCATCACATTGCACGTATGACCAAATACTTCCTGTGATAAGTGAGTTGCAAGAAAATGGTGCGACTGTAGTACCGGTAATTACCCATTCAGTACTAACGGCAGCAACAAGATTCGGAACAGGTGAAGAATGGATAAAAAGAATTGAGGAAGCAACTGGCGAAAAAGTTATTTCGACTATTGTAGGTGCTGAACCATTTGGCCCCACTTCTCCGGTAGATATTATGATTATCGCTCCGATGACTGGAAATTCAATTAGTAAATTTGCAAATGCAGCAACGGATTCACCAGTTTTAATGGCGGCAAAGGCTACTTTGCGTAATGGTAGTCCAGTATTACTTGGTATTTCCACGAATGACGCTTTAGGTTTAAACGGACAAAACGTTATGAAGCTCCTGAATATGAAAAATGTCTTTTTCATCCCATTCGGCCAGGATGATCCATACAAAAAACCAAACTCCCTTATCTCCGACTTCACAAAAATGGTACCAGCAGCGGCCGCAGCACTTGAATATAAACAACTTCAACCCCTCTTGATCATTCATGAAAAATAA
- a CDS encoding pitrilysin family protein, translated as MKKTICANGVRIIHEKMPYARSVAIGIWVKAGSLDENQEEWGLSHFIEHMLFKGTISRSAKAIAEQFDRIGGDINAYTSKEMTCFYTTVLDYHAERAMEILTDMFFHSVFDETEIQKEKSVILDEIASVEDTPDDDVDERLWSVMYPEHPVGRSIGGVKNTLDKFNREMIDDYMSRLYTPNNIVISIAGNYDEKLIAFIERKFGAFQGNTKGTNSLSEVSPDFRSGLTIKRKEIEQAHICIGYPGLNLKDKRLHDLILLDSIVGGTMSSRLFQEIREEQGLAYSVFSYYSSYTMVGSFVIYGGTSPEQLENMVVTMDKITDQIRSGGVTELELSNAKEQLKATILLGLESTESRMHRNGKNELILNEHKGIDEIESIIDGVKLTEVNKIAYETFTNKRAISIIAPKSTALHF; from the coding sequence ATGAAAAAAACAATTTGTGCAAATGGTGTCAGAATCATTCATGAAAAGATGCCTTATGCTCGTTCGGTTGCAATCGGTATTTGGGTTAAGGCGGGTTCTTTGGATGAAAACCAGGAGGAGTGGGGGCTTTCTCACTTCATTGAACATATGCTTTTCAAAGGGACTATTAGCAGGAGCGCAAAAGCGATTGCAGAGCAATTTGATCGTATCGGAGGAGATATAAATGCCTATACATCGAAAGAGATGACCTGTTTTTATACAACTGTACTTGACTATCATGCAGAGAGAGCGATGGAAATACTTACTGATATGTTCTTCCACTCCGTTTTTGATGAAACTGAAATTCAAAAGGAAAAATCCGTTATTTTGGATGAAATTGCATCTGTAGAAGATACACCAGATGATGATGTCGATGAAAGACTTTGGTCGGTCATGTATCCTGAACATCCAGTCGGAAGATCCATCGGCGGAGTGAAAAATACACTGGACAAATTCAATCGGGAAATGATCGATGATTATATGTCGCGCCTATATACTCCAAATAATATTGTCATTTCAATAGCGGGTAATTATGATGAAAAGTTAATCGCTTTCATTGAGAGGAAGTTTGGGGCATTCCAAGGGAATACAAAGGGAACAAATTCTTTATCAGAAGTGAGCCCCGACTTTAGAAGCGGATTGACGATAAAACGGAAAGAAATTGAACAAGCTCATATATGTATCGGTTATCCCGGTTTGAACTTGAAGGATAAGAGACTACATGATTTAATCCTCCTTGATAGTATCGTTGGTGGTACAATGTCATCACGTTTATTTCAGGAGATCCGAGAAGAGCAAGGACTTGCGTATTCCGTTTTCTCTTACTATTCATCCTATACAATGGTAGGTTCATTCGTAATTTATGGTGGAACGAGCCCCGAACAATTGGAGAATATGGTCGTTACAATGGATAAAATAACTGATCAGATAAGATCTGGTGGTGTGACTGAATTGGAGTTGTCCAATGCAAAGGAACAATTAAAAGCGACTATTTTGCTTGGCCTCGAAAGTACAGAATCGAGGATGCATCGAAATGGAAAAAATGAATTAATCCTTAACGAGCATAAAGGAATAGATGAAATTGAAAGTATAATTGATGGCGTGAAGTTAACTGAAGTAAACAAAATCGCGTACGAAACATTCACGAATAAACGTGCCATTTCCATTATTGCTCCAAAAAGTACAGCTTTGCATTTCTGA
- a CDS encoding aspartate-semialdehyde dehydrogenase, whose product MKNENLNVAIVGATGAVGSKILEKLVERKFPAKTIKMLASKRSAGTEISVGGQTYIVEETVPESFEGIDIAFFSAGGSISQKFAHEAVKRGAVVIDNTSAFRMDEGVPLVVPEVNSSALKDHNGIIANPNCSTIQMVAALQPVKEKLGISRIIVSTYQAVSGAGSEAIDELEEQSKQFANRSSITAEILPSASADRHFPIAFNAIPQIDLFDDSGYTLEELKMMNETKKIFGDQKLAVSATCVRLPVVTGHSESVYIETETSATVEDIRSAIESASGVVLQDDPSNQLYPMPLYSEGKDEVFVGRIRKDPNHPNGFHLWIVADNLLKGAALNSIQIAEELIK is encoded by the coding sequence ATGAAAAATGAAAATCTAAATGTGGCAATTGTCGGAGCAACTGGAGCGGTCGGTTCGAAAATACTTGAAAAGCTTGTAGAACGCAAGTTTCCGGCAAAAACCATTAAAATGCTTGCCTCAAAACGTTCTGCGGGAACAGAGATTTCTGTTGGTGGGCAAACATACATCGTAGAAGAAACTGTCCCCGAATCATTTGAGGGCATTGATATCGCCTTCTTTAGCGCCGGGGGTTCCATTTCCCAGAAGTTTGCACACGAAGCCGTTAAAAGAGGGGCTGTAGTCATAGATAACACAAGTGCATTTAGGATGGATGAAGGTGTGCCGTTAGTTGTTCCAGAAGTAAATTCATCTGCATTAAAAGATCATAATGGAATCATCGCGAATCCAAATTGTTCAACAATCCAAATGGTGGCGGCACTTCAACCAGTGAAGGAAAAGTTAGGAATCAGCCGGATCATCGTTTCGACATACCAGGCCGTATCTGGTGCAGGATCTGAAGCGATTGATGAGTTGGAGGAACAGAGTAAGCAATTCGCTAACCGGTCAAGTATCACAGCCGAAATACTTCCTTCGGCTTCCGCTGACCGTCATTTCCCAATTGCTTTCAATGCGATTCCTCAAATCGATCTTTTCGATGATTCGGGCTATACATTGGAAGAACTAAAAATGATGAATGAAACTAAAAAGATTTTTGGGGACCAAAAATTAGCTGTTTCTGCAACTTGTGTCCGTCTACCTGTTGTTACTGGACATTCCGAGTCTGTTTATATCGAAACGGAAACGAGTGCAACTGTTGAAGATATTCGCTCAGCAATTGAGAGCGCATCAGGTGTCGTCTTGCAAGATGACCCATCTAACCAACTTTATCCGATGCCTTTATATTCAGAAGGTAAAGATGAGGTGTTTGTTGGCAGAATTCGAAAAGACCCAAATCATCCAAATGGATTCCATCTCTGGATTGTTGCGGACAACTTGCTAAAAGGAGCAGCTTTGAATTCAATTCAGATTGCTGAAGAGCTGATTAAGTAA
- the pnp gene encoding polyribonucleotide nucleotidyltransferase: MTEQKKVYTFDWAGRQLTIETGQLAKQANGAVLVRYGETSVLSTATTSKTPKALDFFPLTVNYEERLYAVGKIPGGFIKREGRPSEKAVLTSRLIDRPIRPLFADGFRNDVQVISLVMSVDQNCSSEMAAMLGSSLALSISDIPFEGPIAGVQIGRINGEFIINPTPEQLSASELDLVVAGTKDAINMVEAGAKEVSEDVILEAIMFGHEQIIKLIEFQEMIVEEVGKEKMEITLFELDETLLAEVKDKCETDLINAIQTEEKHAREDAINAVKNEVMEHYTSEEADEDTLKQVKNILDHLVKEEVRRLITDEKVRPDGRGLDEIRPLSSEVGILQRTHGSSLFTRGQTQALSVCTLGALGEVQIIDGLGLEESKRFMHHYNFPNFSVGETGPIRAPGRREIGHGALGERALEAVIPDEKEFPYTIRLVAEVLESNGSSSQASICASTMAMMDAGIPIKAPVAGIAMGLVKKGDNYSILSDIQGMEDHLGDMDFKVAGTEKGITALQMDIKIEGLSRQILEESLVQAKIGRMKILNHMLSTISTPRGELSKYAPKIIMIRINPDKIRDVIGPGGKVINKIIEETNVKIDTEQDGTIYISSPDSEMNEKAKTMIENIVREAKVGEYYLGKVKRIEKFGAFLEIFPGKDGLLHISEIQEERTKAVEDVLKMGDELLVKVIEIDNQGRVNLSRKIVLKEQKEAAEKEGKE; encoded by the coding sequence ATGACAGAACAGAAAAAAGTTTACACATTTGATTGGGCTGGGAGGCAACTGACCATTGAAACTGGACAGCTTGCAAAACAGGCAAATGGTGCTGTACTTGTAAGATACGGTGAGACATCCGTATTATCGACAGCAACAACATCTAAAACACCAAAAGCGCTTGATTTCTTTCCGCTAACTGTAAACTACGAGGAAAGACTATACGCAGTCGGTAAAATACCTGGTGGCTTCATAAAACGTGAAGGACGCCCGTCTGAGAAAGCGGTTTTGACAAGCCGTCTAATCGACCGCCCGATTCGCCCCTTATTTGCTGACGGCTTCCGTAATGATGTACAAGTCATTTCGCTTGTCATGTCAGTCGATCAGAATTGCTCATCCGAAATGGCAGCAATGTTAGGTTCATCCCTTGCTTTATCCATTTCAGACATCCCGTTTGAAGGACCAATTGCAGGTGTTCAAATCGGACGTATTAACGGTGAATTCATCATCAACCCGACTCCCGAACAACTAAGTGCAAGTGAATTGGATCTTGTAGTAGCCGGGACAAAGGATGCCATCAATATGGTTGAGGCCGGTGCCAAAGAAGTTTCAGAAGATGTTATTCTTGAGGCAATTATGTTCGGTCACGAACAGATTATAAAACTTATTGAATTCCAAGAGATGATTGTAGAGGAAGTCGGTAAGGAAAAAATGGAAATCACTTTGTTTGAACTTGACGAGACATTACTTGCTGAAGTGAAAGACAAATGTGAGACTGATCTTATCAATGCAATCCAAACGGAAGAGAAGCATGCTCGTGAAGATGCGATAAATGCAGTGAAAAACGAAGTGATGGAACATTATACAAGTGAAGAGGCAGACGAAGATACCCTTAAACAAGTGAAAAACATCTTAGATCACCTTGTTAAAGAAGAGGTCAGAAGACTCATTACTGATGAGAAGGTTCGCCCGGATGGCCGTGGTTTGGATGAAATCCGCCCGCTTTCATCCGAAGTCGGTATCTTACAGCGTACACATGGTTCAAGCTTGTTCACACGTGGACAAACTCAAGCACTTAGCGTTTGTACACTTGGCGCACTTGGTGAAGTCCAAATCATCGATGGACTTGGTCTTGAGGAATCGAAACGCTTTATGCACCACTATAACTTCCCGAATTTCAGCGTAGGTGAAACGGGTCCCATCCGTGCACCTGGCCGTCGTGAAATCGGTCATGGAGCATTGGGGGAACGTGCTCTTGAAGCGGTCATTCCGGACGAGAAGGAATTCCCTTACACAATCCGCCTCGTAGCAGAAGTGCTTGAATCTAACGGTTCTTCATCCCAAGCTTCAATTTGTGCGTCAACGATGGCGATGATGGACGCAGGTATCCCGATTAAGGCGCCAGTTGCTGGAATTGCAATGGGACTTGTGAAAAAAGGAGATAACTATTCCATCCTTTCCGATATTCAAGGCATGGAAGACCATTTAGGTGATATGGACTTCAAAGTCGCAGGTACTGAAAAGGGAATTACAGCATTGCAAATGGACATTAAAATCGAAGGGTTATCCCGACAGATTTTAGAGGAATCATTGGTTCAAGCGAAAATTGGCCGTATGAAAATCCTTAACCATATGCTTTCGACAATCTCCACTCCACGTGGCGAACTTTCGAAATATGCACCGAAGATCATTATGATCCGTATCAATCCGGATAAGATTCGCGATGTAATTGGACCAGGTGGAAAAGTGATCAATAAGATCATTGAAGAAACAAATGTTAAGATTGATACCGAACAAGATGGTACAATCTACATTTCTTCTCCTGATTCCGAAATGAATGAAAAGGCGAAAACAATGATTGAGAATATAGTCCGTGAAGCGAAAGTTGGAGAATATTATTTAGGAAAAGTGAAAAGGATTGAGAAATTTGGAGCATTCCTTGAAATTTTCCCAGGTAAAGATGGTCTCCTTCATATCTCGGAAATCCAGGAAGAACGTACGAAGGCTGTTGAAGATGTATTGAAGATGGGTGATGAGCTTTTAGTAAAGGTCATCGAAATTGACAATCAAGGCCGTGTAAACTTGTCCCGAAAGATTGTTCTAAAGGAACAAAAGGAAGCTGCTGAAAAAGAAGGAAAAGAATGA
- a CDS encoding bifunctional riboflavin kinase/FAD synthetase, whose translation MEIYNLQYPQSITIDDKGPFSLAIGFFDGLHRGHQAVIGEAKQKAEQLGIKSAVMTFDPHPSHLFGNGENKVGYITQYPLKSQLIEEMGIDTLFIVKFDRPLSSLSPEKFIELFIKDLGVKHITAGFDFTFGSKGAGTMEQMEALSNGEYGISVIGKVTDSDEKVSSTLIRKLLSEGNVEKTATLLGRPFRTVGTVVDGEKRGRLLGFPTANVMPDDELIIPANGVYAVRFSFADQTYDGVCNVGVKPTFHDPSVSKPSVEVHLLDFTGDLYGKEVSVDWIARIRSEKKFGSVDELVEQISKDKEAAKEILESN comes from the coding sequence ATGGAAATCTATAATTTGCAATATCCACAATCTATTACAATCGATGATAAAGGCCCCTTTTCACTGGCAATCGGTTTTTTTGATGGGTTGCATAGGGGTCATCAAGCAGTAATTGGGGAGGCAAAGCAAAAAGCCGAGCAACTTGGTATCAAATCCGCCGTAATGACATTTGATCCACATCCATCACATCTATTCGGAAATGGAGAGAATAAAGTCGGCTACATTACCCAATACCCTTTAAAATCTCAGCTTATTGAAGAAATGGGGATTGATACCCTATTCATCGTAAAATTCGATCGCCCACTTTCTTCACTCTCACCTGAGAAATTCATAGAACTATTCATAAAAGACTTGGGAGTTAAACACATAACAGCTGGATTCGATTTCACCTTCGGTTCCAAAGGTGCCGGCACAATGGAACAAATGGAGGCTCTTTCGAACGGAGAATATGGCATATCTGTCATTGGAAAAGTAACAGACTCAGACGAAAAAGTTTCCTCAACATTAATACGTAAACTTCTTTCCGAAGGCAATGTCGAAAAGACAGCCACACTATTAGGAAGACCATTCCGAACTGTAGGGACAGTCGTCGATGGCGAGAAAAGAGGCAGGTTACTCGGCTTTCCAACAGCCAACGTCATGCCTGATGACGAACTAATAATCCCTGCCAACGGAGTATACGCTGTCAGATTCTCATTTGCTGATCAAACATACGACGGGGTATGTAACGTAGGAGTCAAACCGACCTTCCATGACCCATCCGTCAGCAAACCAAGTGTCGAAGTGCATCTCCTCGATTTCACAGGAGACCTATACGGAAAAGAAGTCTCCGTAGACTGGATTGCGCGAATAAGATCAGAAAAGAAATTCGGCTCAGTCGACGAATTAGTCGAACAAATCAGTAAAGATAAAGAAGCTGCGAAGGAAATCCTTGAATCGAATTAA
- the dapA gene encoding 4-hydroxy-tetrahydrodipicolinate synthase, with product MDLGYIGTAMVTPFSESGYIDYDLTETLIEHLIATGTDSLIVCGTTGESPTLNHEEKSNLFKYAIEIVNKRIPVIAGTGTFNTAETVKLTRQAERLGADGIMLVTPYYNKPDQKGIVAHFSHIANETNLPIMLYNIPGRSAVNMQAETVIELSKIKNIRAVKEASGSLDQISNIISGTDKGFKVYSGDDALTLPVLSVGGDGVISVASHIVGSEMQQMMNAFKLGDTNKAAEMHRMLLPLFHAIFSAPNPVPIKYALKKIGINTGGVRMPLTEFGRESVTFDAIWNEFKNSQQISP from the coding sequence ATGGATCTTGGATATATAGGAACGGCAATGGTCACACCTTTTTCCGAATCAGGATACATTGATTATGACTTGACGGAGACGTTAATTGAACATCTTATAGCAACTGGGACGGATTCCTTGATTGTATGTGGTACAACAGGGGAGTCGCCCACTCTTAATCATGAGGAAAAATCGAATCTATTTAAATACGCAATCGAAATCGTAAACAAGAGAATACCTGTTATTGCAGGTACAGGAACATTCAATACTGCGGAAACCGTCAAGCTGACGAGGCAGGCTGAAAGACTTGGGGCGGACGGCATCATGCTTGTGACCCCTTATTACAACAAGCCTGATCAAAAGGGGATTGTTGCCCACTTTTCACATATTGCAAATGAAACGAATCTTCCCATCATGCTTTATAATATCCCCGGAAGGTCGGCAGTCAATATGCAGGCGGAAACTGTCATCGAATTATCAAAGATCAAGAACATCCGAGCTGTAAAAGAAGCAAGCGGAAGCCTTGATCAGATTTCAAACATCATTTCCGGCACCGATAAGGGATTCAAGGTGTACAGCGGAGATGATGCCCTTACATTACCCGTCTTATCGGTCGGTGGTGATGGAGTCATTTCGGTTGCATCTCATATTGTCGGTTCGGAAATGCAACAGATGATGAATGCATTCAAGTTAGGTGACACGAATAAGGCAGCGGAAATGCACCGTATGCTTCTTCCGTTATTCCATGCAATCTTCTCCGCTCCAAATCCAGTCCCTATTAAATATGCTCTAAAGAAAATTGGGATTAATACTGGAGGAGTAAGAATGCCGTTAACAGAATTCGGTCGTGAGTCCGTAACATTTGACGCCATTTGGAATGAATTTAAAAATAGCCAACAAATTTCCCCATAA